One part of the Georgfuchsia toluolica genome encodes these proteins:
- a CDS encoding HlyC/CorC family transporter translates to MDSGSAGLGMEDIPLSAQFWTLAVLLVCSGFFSMAETAMMASNRHRLRHLAREGNAGAALAVKLLGTTDKLLGVILLGNTLVNAVAAMVTGHIALTLFGEEKWALEAGAVFITFCLLIFSEITPKVIGATHPDWLTQRISFILAPMLRIAYPLIWTVNLLVTGLLKLLHLQPKPGHQELRLSTEELRILVLESVHGIPSQHRAILLNLFDLEDITVEDIMQPRGSVEAIDLQASLEDIRQQLATSYHTNLPVYDGDPGNVIGILHQRRLLSHVLGGEWNHDTLRQQLTDPYFIPAGTHIYSQLQFFQENRQRLGLVVDEYGEIQGLITLEDIIEEIIGKFTTGLPGVDNELRWQTDNTVLVEGGKPLRELNRSLGLDLPLEGPKTLNGLILEYFQDIPEAGISAKIGGVVMEVVQTQDKAVKIVRLSRPK, encoded by the coding sequence TTGGATTCCGGCTCGGCCGGCTTAGGGATGGAGGACATCCCGCTTTCTGCGCAGTTTTGGACGCTGGCTGTACTGCTGGTCTGCTCCGGTTTTTTCTCCATGGCCGAAACGGCCATGATGGCCTCGAACCGTCATCGCCTGCGCCATCTCGCCAGAGAAGGCAACGCCGGCGCGGCATTGGCGGTAAAGCTGCTGGGGACCACCGACAAACTGCTCGGTGTCATCCTGCTCGGCAACACTCTTGTAAATGCCGTCGCCGCGATGGTCACCGGCCATATCGCGCTCACCCTGTTCGGCGAGGAAAAATGGGCGCTTGAAGCCGGTGCAGTATTCATCACCTTCTGCCTGCTGATATTTTCCGAAATCACGCCGAAGGTGATCGGCGCAACGCATCCCGATTGGCTGACGCAGCGCATCAGTTTCATTCTGGCGCCCATGCTGCGCATTGCCTATCCGCTGATCTGGACCGTGAATCTGCTGGTTACCGGACTCCTTAAATTGCTGCACCTGCAGCCCAAGCCGGGCCACCAGGAACTGCGCCTGTCGACCGAGGAACTGCGCATCCTGGTGCTTGAATCAGTGCATGGCATTCCCAGTCAGCACCGCGCCATCCTGCTCAATCTGTTTGATCTCGAAGACATCACAGTTGAAGACATCATGCAGCCGCGCGGCAGCGTTGAAGCCATCGACCTGCAAGCATCGCTGGAGGATATTCGCCAGCAGCTTGCCACCAGCTATCACACCAACTTGCCGGTATATGACGGCGATCCTGGTAATGTTATTGGCATCTTGCACCAACGCCGGCTGCTGTCGCATGTACTGGGCGGCGAGTGGAATCACGACACCCTGCGACAGCAACTAACCGATCCCTACTTCATTCCAGCCGGCACGCATATCTACTCCCAGCTCCAGTTCTTCCAGGAAAATCGCCAGCGACTGGGGTTGGTGGTGGACGAATACGGCGAAATCCAGGGCCTCATCACTCTGGAAGACATCATCGAGGAAATCATCGGCAAATTCACCACCGGCCTGCCGGGGGTCGACAACGAGTTGCGCTGGCAAACAGACAATACCGTTCTGGTTGAAGGCGGCAAACCTCTGCGCGAGCTGAATCGCTCTTTGGGCCTGGATTTGCCGCTGGAAGGGCCGAAGACCCTGAATGGGCTCATCCTTGAGTATTTTCAGGATATTCCCGAAGCAGGCATTAGCGCCAAAATCGGTGGTGTTGTCATGGAAGTAGTGCAAACTCAGGACAAGGCGGTAAAAATTGTCCGGCTCAGCAGGCCAAAATAG